Proteins encoded within one genomic window of Bradyrhizobium sp. AZCC 1719:
- a CDS encoding FAD-dependent oxidoreductase: MALTKTQFGYRRHSDQDRAGANVAEHAIVVVGAGPVGLSLAIDLAQRGQAVVLLDDADRIGEGSRAICFSKRSLEFWDRLGIGQRMVDKGVVWSVGKIFHGDSQLYQFNLLPEEGHKRPAFINLQQFYAEAYLVDRVEELPEIDLRWRNKVTGLEPRNDHVVLTIQTPDGPYRLAAQYVVGCDGARSSLRQMVGAEFAGQVFEDQFLIADVKMTAAFPTERWFWFDPPFHAGRSALLHKQPDDIWRIDLQLNRFADPAVEKLPENVRPRIARMLGHDKFDFEWISLYKFQCRRMNKFVHGRVIFAGDAAHQVSPFGARGANSGLEDAENLAWKLDRVLKGISPEALLESYHIERSAAADENIRESTRSTDFMAPNSHQEARLRKAVLSLARETEFGKRMVNAGRLSTPSIYETPLSTADSDSWRGGPRPGASMPDAPVAGRSGEPMYLTDAFIGAGTGFTLLEFSNGAAPELPEGLGTIQVGGRGGLADSAGLAASRYDAEPGTTYLLRPDGYVAARFRHPTRATLDAALARAAGHT, translated from the coding sequence ATGGCGCTGACTAAGACCCAATTCGGCTATCGTCGCCACTCCGACCAGGATCGTGCGGGTGCGAACGTGGCCGAGCACGCGATCGTCGTGGTCGGCGCAGGTCCGGTAGGGTTGTCGCTGGCGATCGATCTGGCGCAGCGCGGGCAAGCGGTCGTGCTGCTCGACGACGCTGACCGGATCGGCGAGGGCTCGCGGGCGATCTGCTTCTCCAAGCGCTCGCTCGAATTCTGGGACCGGCTCGGCATCGGCCAGCGCATGGTCGACAAGGGCGTGGTGTGGAGCGTCGGCAAGATCTTTCACGGCGACTCCCAGCTCTATCAGTTCAACCTGCTGCCCGAGGAGGGCCACAAGCGGCCCGCCTTCATCAACCTGCAGCAATTCTACGCCGAGGCCTATCTGGTCGATCGTGTCGAGGAACTCCCCGAGATCGATCTGCGCTGGCGCAACAAGGTGACCGGGCTCGAGCCGCGCAACGACCATGTGGTGTTGACGATCCAGACGCCGGACGGCCCCTATCGGCTGGCGGCGCAATATGTCGTCGGCTGCGACGGCGCCCGATCCTCGCTACGGCAAATGGTGGGAGCGGAGTTTGCGGGTCAGGTGTTCGAAGACCAGTTCCTGATCGCCGACGTCAAGATGACCGCGGCATTTCCGACCGAACGCTGGTTCTGGTTCGATCCGCCGTTCCACGCCGGGCGCTCCGCGCTCCTGCACAAGCAGCCCGATGATATCTGGCGGATCGACCTGCAGCTCAATCGTTTTGCCGATCCAGCGGTAGAAAAGCTGCCGGAGAACGTGCGGCCACGCATCGCCCGCATGCTCGGTCACGACAAGTTCGATTTCGAATGGATCTCGCTCTACAAATTCCAGTGCCGGCGGATGAACAAGTTCGTCCATGGCCGGGTGATCTTTGCCGGCGACGCCGCGCATCAGGTCTCGCCGTTCGGCGCGCGCGGCGCCAATTCCGGGCTCGAGGATGCCGAGAACCTGGCGTGGAAGCTCGATCGCGTGCTGAAGGGCATCTCACCCGAGGCGCTGCTCGAGAGCTATCATATCGAGCGCAGCGCCGCGGCCGACGAGAATATCCGCGAATCCACCCGTTCGACCGATTTCATGGCGCCCAACTCCCACCAGGAGGCGCGGCTGCGCAAGGCGGTGCTATCGCTCGCCAGGGAAACCGAGTTCGGCAAGCGCATGGTGAATGCGGGGCGTCTCTCGACGCCCTCGATCTACGAAACGCCGCTTTCGACCGCCGATAGCGATTCCTGGCGCGGCGGCCCGCGTCCCGGCGCGTCGATGCCGGATGCGCCCGTTGCAGGCCGGAGCGGCGAACCGATGTATCTCACCGATGCTTTCATCGGGGCGGGAACGGGGTTCACGCTGCTGGAGTTTAGCAATGGTGCTGCGCCGGAGCTGCCGGAAGGATTGGGCACTATCCAGGTCGGCGGCCGGGGTGGCCTTGCCGATTCTGCTGGTCTTGCCGCCAGTCGCTACGACGCCGAGCCCGGCACGACCTATCTGTTGCGTCCCGATGGCTACGTCGCGGCGCGCTTTCGGCATCCGACCCGGGCGACACTCGACGCCGCGCTCGCGCGTGCCGCCGGCCACACCTGA
- a CDS encoding caspase family protein, translating to MKTRLVLLLSLIFAVASVAPSLAAGERYALVIGNAKYPDAEAPLKEPINDARDIAEELKRDGFNVDIGENLTGEQMRRAFERLYGKVKPGSVALIFFSGFGVQSSRQSYMIPVDAQIWTEADVRRDGFSLETVLGEINSRGAGVKIALIDASRRNPFERRFRSFSAGLAPVIAPNGTLVMYSAALSSVVSDNGSDRSLFVKELLKEIRTPDLMAEETLNRTRVGVTRASRQEQVPWISSSLAEDFSFIPSGGPRPASPPPAPVAAAPTTPAPAPAPPPAPAPAAPQVAAPAPPPPPPAPSKPVEAAIPPPPPAAKPAESPSPTAVALADDPTIKNLTTRLNDNPDDAAALYRRGQVYASKGAYELAIKDFNNSLRLNPKDVEAYNNRCWARTVIGDLQAALKDCNEALRLRPNFVDALDSRGLVNLKSGQNKNAIADFDAALKINPRLTSSLYGRGLAKKRNGSISEGDLDINNAKAMDPNIVKEFADYGVQ from the coding sequence ATGAAAACCCGCCTTGTATTGCTCCTTTCCCTGATTTTTGCGGTCGCGTCGGTAGCCCCGTCGCTCGCAGCCGGCGAACGGTATGCGCTGGTGATCGGCAACGCGAAATATCCGGACGCCGAGGCGCCCCTGAAGGAGCCGATCAACGACGCGCGCGACATCGCCGAAGAGCTCAAGCGCGACGGCTTCAATGTCGATATCGGCGAGAACCTGACCGGGGAGCAGATGCGCCGCGCCTTCGAGCGGCTGTACGGCAAGGTCAAGCCCGGCTCGGTCGCGCTGATCTTCTTTTCGGGCTTTGGCGTGCAGTCGAGCCGCCAGAGCTACATGATCCCCGTCGATGCGCAGATCTGGACCGAGGCCGACGTTCGCCGCGACGGTTTCAGCCTCGAAACCGTGCTGGGGGAGATCAACAGCCGCGGCGCGGGCGTCAAGATCGCGCTGATCGACGCCAGCAGGCGCAATCCGTTCGAGCGCCGGTTCCGCAGCTTTTCCGCCGGCCTTGCGCCGGTTATCGCGCCGAACGGCACGCTGGTGATGTATTCGGCCGCGCTCTCGTCGGTGGTTTCCGACAATGGCAGCGACCGCAGCCTGTTTGTGAAGGAGCTGCTCAAGGAAATCCGCACCCCCGATTTGATGGCGGAGGAAACGCTGAACCGCACCCGCGTCGGCGTCACCCGCGCCTCGCGCCAGGAGCAGGTGCCGTGGATCTCGTCGTCGCTGGCCGAGGATTTCTCCTTTATTCCCAGCGGCGGTCCGCGGCCGGCGAGCCCGCCGCCGGCTCCGGTGGCCGCAGCGCCAACGACTCCCGCACCTGCCCCCGCTCCTCCCCCTGCCCCCGCACCTGCCGCGCCCCAGGTGGCCGCGCCTGCTCCGCCACCGCCTCCTCCGGCGCCGTCGAAGCCGGTTGAAGCCGCGATTCCTCCGCCTCCGCCGGCGGCCAAGCCGGCCGAGAGCCCCAGCCCGACTGCGGTTGCGCTGGCCGACGACCCGACCATCAAGAACCTGACCACCAGGCTCAACGACAATCCGGACGATGCCGCCGCGCTGTACCGGCGCGGACAGGTCTATGCGAGCAAGGGCGCCTACGAGCTCGCCATCAAGGACTTCAACAATTCGCTGCGGCTGAATCCGAAGGATGTGGAAGCTTACAACAACCGCTGCTGGGCCCGCACGGTGATCGGGGACCTGCAGGCAGCGCTGAAGGATTGCAACGAGGCGTTGCGGCTGCGGCCGAATTTCGTCGACGCGCTCGACAGCCGCGGCCTCGTCAATCTGAAAAGCGGCCAGAACAAAAATGCAATTGCTGATTTCGACGCGGCCCTCAAGATCAACCCGAGATTGACGTCATCGCTGTACGGCCGCGGCCTTGCCAAGAAGCGCAACGGCTCGATTTCGGAAGGTGATCTCGATATTAACAATGCGAAGGCGATGGACCCCAATATCGTCAAGGAATTCGCCGATTACGGGGTGCAGTGA
- a CDS encoding MarR family winged helix-turn-helix transcriptional regulator has product MSGEMAAGPREESAPKRAARLDLFKFVPFRLNRLAAEVSSALSAEYAERYGLDIPEWRVLATLGFRHDACSAQYIAHCTRTHKSTISRAVTSLMKRQIVERVENEDDRREFRLRLTHKGEALYEELIPRLLRREQEILSCLSAQERKDFARLLGKVEASLDLVQTSEEADAKEAY; this is encoded by the coding sequence ATGTCAGGCGAAATGGCGGCCGGTCCGCGGGAAGAGAGCGCGCCGAAAAGGGCCGCACGGCTGGACCTGTTCAAGTTCGTGCCGTTCCGGCTCAACCGGCTGGCGGCGGAAGTCAGCTCCGCACTCTCGGCCGAATATGCGGAGCGCTATGGGCTCGATATTCCGGAATGGCGCGTGCTGGCGACGCTCGGCTTCCGCCACGATGCCTGCAGCGCGCAATACATCGCCCACTGCACCCGCACCCACAAATCCACCATCAGTCGCGCGGTCACCTCGCTGATGAAGCGGCAGATCGTCGAGCGCGTCGAGAACGAGGACGACCGCCGCGAATTCCGCCTGCGTCTGACGCACAAGGGCGAAGCACTCTACGAAGAATTGATCCCGCGGCTGCTGCGCAGGGAACAGGAGATTCTCTCCTGCCTGTCCGCGCAGGAGCGCAAGGATTTCGCGCGACTGCTGGGGAAGGTCGAGGCAAGCCTCGACCTGGTGCAGACCAGCGAAGAGGCTGACGCGAAGGAGGCGTATTGA
- a CDS encoding NAD(P)-dependent oxidoreductase, which produces MLECNTIGFIGLGVMGEPICRNLVKKTGKRVIAFDLAAEPLARLHAEGAEAAGSVADVVRQGDLLFLCLPSAKHVRAVFEGDGILKNIRSRQVVIDLGTSSVGQTREFAKLLQAKGASWADAPIARTRQAAQDGTLSVMVGATPALYADIEPLIRCFATDVTHCGDVGAGQVTKILNNMVLFETVNALAEAVAVAKHNGVEPKLLLDTLSKGSADSFALRNHGMKAIVPGNFPERAFSTEYALKDLSYALELAADVGLKIRGAELVGTVLQEAIDAGSGDNYFPVIAKHIGGR; this is translated from the coding sequence ATGTTGGAATGCAACACGATCGGCTTCATCGGCCTCGGCGTGATGGGCGAGCCGATCTGCCGCAATCTCGTGAAGAAGACCGGCAAGCGCGTGATCGCGTTCGATCTTGCGGCCGAGCCGCTGGCGCGGCTGCATGCCGAGGGCGCGGAGGCCGCAGGCTCCGTCGCCGACGTCGTCAGGCAAGGCGACTTGCTGTTCCTCTGCCTGCCCAGTGCCAAGCATGTGCGCGCGGTGTTCGAGGGCGACGGCATCTTGAAGAATATCCGCAGCCGCCAGGTCGTCATCGATCTCGGTACGTCGTCAGTCGGCCAAACCCGTGAGTTTGCCAAGCTGCTGCAGGCCAAGGGTGCATCCTGGGCCGACGCGCCGATCGCGCGCACGCGCCAGGCGGCGCAGGACGGCACGCTCAGCGTGATGGTTGGCGCGACGCCCGCGCTTTATGCGGATATCGAGCCACTGATCCGTTGCTTTGCCACTGATGTCACCCATTGCGGCGACGTTGGCGCGGGGCAGGTGACGAAGATTCTCAACAACATGGTGCTGTTCGAAACCGTCAACGCGCTCGCCGAAGCGGTCGCTGTCGCGAAGCATAATGGTGTCGAGCCAAAGCTGTTGCTCGATACGCTATCCAAGGGCTCGGCCGACAGTTTTGCGCTGCGCAATCACGGCATGAAGGCGATCGTGCCGGGCAATTTTCCGGAGCGCGCGTTCTCGACCGAATATGCACTGAAGGATCTTTCCTATGCGCTGGAGCTCGCGGCCGATGTGGGATTGAAAATCCGCGGTGCGGAGCTGGTCGGCACGGTGTTGCAGGAAGCGATTGATGCCGGCTCGGGGGACAATTACTTTCCGGTGATCGCGAAACATATTGGCGGCCGCTAA
- a CDS encoding DUF2783 domain-containing protein, with protein MALSTSSNFAKPDDAFRAIVEAHRGLNDEQSADLDAALVLILANHIGDLDVLKEAIALAARRMLDASQQQQQQQQQ; from the coding sequence ATGGCGCTATCGACCAGCTCGAACTTTGCCAAGCCTGATGACGCGTTCCGCGCCATCGTCGAGGCGCATCGTGGACTGAACGACGAGCAAAGCGCCGATCTCGATGCGGCACTGGTTCTCATCCTCGCCAATCACATCGGCGACCTCGATGTGCTGAAGGAGGCGATTGCGCTCGCCGCTCGGCGGATGCTCGATGCGAGCCAGCAGCAACAGCAGCAGCAACAGCAATAG
- a CDS encoding OmpA family protein yields the protein MATFSATKTLTAIVSVAALGAVSLGAGSALAQDRNVTEDQIIRALVPEKKPLTRGLSVGPQQTVDPTAAAAEGKLVQKFRGRSTRSLSIAEREEIATIVKDKPKIDLEINFDYNSADISAKSLPSVQALGRALTNNDLKGSTFVVAGHTDAAGGEAYNQDLSERRADSIKRYLVDKYGINGTDLVTVGYGKSKLKDPSQPLAEVNRRVQVVNMENKATASNAK from the coding sequence ATGGCAACTTTCTCAGCAACGAAAACCCTAACCGCAATCGTCTCGGTTGCAGCGCTCGGCGCCGTTTCCTTGGGTGCGGGGAGTGCGCTCGCCCAGGACAGGAACGTCACAGAGGACCAGATCATTCGCGCGCTGGTACCCGAAAAGAAGCCGCTGACCCGTGGCCTTTCGGTCGGTCCGCAGCAGACCGTCGACCCGACTGCAGCCGCCGCCGAGGGCAAATTGGTTCAGAAATTCCGCGGTCGCTCCACGCGTTCGCTTTCCATCGCCGAGCGCGAGGAAATCGCCACCATCGTCAAGGACAAGCCGAAGATCGATCTGGAAATCAACTTCGACTACAACTCAGCCGATATCAGCGCGAAGTCGCTGCCATCGGTTCAGGCGCTCGGCCGCGCGCTTACCAACAACGACCTCAAGGGCTCGACCTTTGTGGTCGCAGGCCACACCGATGCGGCCGGCGGCGAAGCCTATAATCAGGATCTCTCCGAGCGCCGCGCCGACTCCATCAAGCGCTATCTCGTCGACAAATACGGCATCAACGGCACCGATCTCGTCACCGTCGGATATGGCAAGAGCAAGCTCAAGGATCCGAGCCAGCCGCTGGCGGAAGTGAACCGCCGCGTTCAGGTCGTGAACATGGAAAACAAGGCCACGGCGTCGAACGCCAAGTAA
- a CDS encoding RidA family protein, whose translation MIQRFAGLTPTRSRAVAHDDLVFTVAVAPDPVTPSMYEQSVKALARIDESLALCGTDKSKILSAIVYIADIKRKGEMNRAWDEWVDTKNPPMRACIGVDLEPPHIVEIVVTAVK comes from the coding sequence ATGATTCAACGCTTTGCCGGGCTTACACCAACCCGCAGCCGCGCCGTCGCGCACGATGATCTGGTGTTCACGGTGGCTGTCGCGCCCGATCCGGTCACCCCGTCGATGTACGAGCAGAGCGTAAAGGCGCTCGCCCGGATCGACGAAAGCCTCGCATTGTGCGGGACGGACAAGAGCAAGATTCTCTCGGCCATCGTCTACATCGCCGACATCAAGCGGAAGGGCGAGATGAACCGTGCCTGGGATGAATGGGTCGATACCAAAAATCCGCCAATGCGCGCCTGCATCGGCGTCGATCTCGAGCCGCCGCATATCGTGGAGATCGTGGTGACAGCCGTGAAGTGA
- a CDS encoding efflux RND transporter permease subunit, which produces MALNISAWSIRNPLPSIVFSIILLVLGWVSFTKLAVTRLPSADIPVISVAVAQFGAAPAELEAQVTKTIEDGVSGVEGVRHISSSITDGLSVTTIQFALETNTDRALNDVKDAVTRVRANLPQNVNEPLIQRVDVIGLPIVTYAAISPGKTPEQLSYFVDDVVKRALQGVRGVAQVERIGGVEREILVSLDPDRLQAAGLTAVNVSQILRGTNVDLAGGRAEIGKNDQAIRTLAGAKTLNELAGTMIPLFGGGEVRLDDLGTVTDTIADRRTFARFNGEPVVALGIKRSKGASDVVVAEAVQKRIDALKVAYPDVDLKLIDTSVNFTKGNYDAAISTLFEGAILAVIVVLLFLRDIRATIIAAISLPLSIFPAFWAMDLLGFSLNLVSFLAITLSTGILVDDAIVEIENIVRHMRMGKSPYRAALEAADEIGLAVIAISLTIIAIFAPASFMSGIAGQFFKQFGITVSVQVFFSLLAARFVTPVLAAYFLKDHPHEDPPPGRILQTYAKLVTWSVKHYFITVLIGFGVFAASIWSITLLPQGFLPAQDTARSLLAMELPPGSQLAYTEKVTEEIVARLRKRPEVKSIFVDGGRVPPGTQEVRRAALIINYTPKADRKITQRQLELEIGQELENVPDIRFWFLDENGLRAISLVVTGTDSNIVNNVASELATQMKRIPIIANVISETALDRPELRIRPRAELAARLGVSTESLSQTIRVATIGDVGPALAKFDAGDRQVPIRVQLEDSARSDLQMLQQLRVPLGQRGERGGVPLSVVADIQLDQGPTSINRYDRERQATVAADLVGTAALGDATKLIYELPVMKSLPKGVRVSPSGDAESLNELSEGFATAITAGLMMVYAVLVLLFGTFLQPITILFSLPLSIGGAIAALLLTGKQLTTPVWIGILMLMGIVTKNAIMLVEFASAAIREGRKREDAMIDAGMKRARPIVMTTIAMAAGMMPSALAFGAGGEFRSPMALAVIGGLIFSTILSLVFVPAMFMVMDDFGALCWRLGKKLIVSSAETESGDHGSDHHGKPPAKGPPAISPAAE; this is translated from the coding sequence ATGGCTTTGAACATCTCGGCTTGGTCGATCCGGAACCCGCTTCCTTCGATCGTCTTTTCGATCATTCTCCTGGTCTTGGGCTGGGTCAGCTTCACCAAGCTCGCGGTGACGCGGTTGCCGAGCGCCGACATCCCCGTGATTTCGGTCGCGGTCGCGCAATTCGGCGCCGCTCCCGCTGAACTGGAAGCGCAGGTCACCAAGACCATCGAGGACGGCGTATCCGGCGTCGAAGGCGTGCGGCACATTTCATCCTCGATCACCGACGGCCTGTCGGTGACGACGATCCAGTTCGCGCTCGAAACCAACACCGATCGCGCGCTCAACGACGTCAAGGACGCGGTCACGCGCGTTCGGGCCAACCTGCCGCAGAACGTCAACGAGCCGCTGATCCAGCGCGTCGACGTGATCGGCCTGCCGATCGTCACCTATGCCGCGATCTCGCCGGGCAAGACGCCGGAGCAGCTTTCCTATTTCGTCGACGACGTCGTCAAGCGCGCGCTGCAGGGCGTGCGCGGCGTCGCGCAGGTCGAGCGCATCGGCGGTGTCGAGCGCGAAATTCTCGTTTCGCTCGATCCCGACCGGCTGCAGGCAGCGGGGCTCACCGCCGTTAATGTCAGCCAGATCCTTCGCGGCACCAATGTCGACCTCGCTGGCGGCCGTGCTGAAATCGGCAAGAATGACCAGGCGATCCGCACACTGGCGGGCGCCAAGACGCTGAACGAACTCGCCGGCACGATGATCCCGCTGTTCGGCGGCGGCGAGGTCCGGCTCGACGACCTCGGCACCGTCACCGATACAATTGCCGATCGCCGGACCTTTGCCCGCTTCAACGGCGAACCCGTGGTGGCGCTCGGCATCAAGCGCTCCAAGGGCGCCAGCGACGTGGTGGTGGCGGAGGCCGTGCAGAAGCGCATCGATGCGCTAAAGGTCGCCTATCCCGACGTCGACCTGAAGCTGATCGACACCTCGGTCAACTTCACCAAGGGCAATTACGATGCGGCGATCTCGACCTTGTTCGAGGGCGCGATCCTCGCGGTGATCGTCGTGCTGCTGTTCCTGCGCGATATCAGAGCCACCATCATCGCCGCGATCTCACTGCCGCTGTCGATCTTCCCGGCGTTCTGGGCGATGGACCTGCTCGGCTTCTCGCTGAACCTCGTCTCCTTCCTCGCCATCACGCTGTCGACGGGCATTCTGGTCGACGACGCCATCGTCGAGATCGAGAACATCGTGCGCCACATGCGCATGGGCAAATCGCCCTATCGCGCCGCGTTGGAGGCCGCCGACGAAATCGGTCTCGCGGTGATCGCGATTTCGCTGACGATTATTGCGATTTTTGCTCCCGCCAGCTTCATGTCCGGTATCGCGGGACAGTTCTTCAAGCAGTTCGGCATCACCGTGTCGGTGCAGGTGTTCTTCTCGCTCCTGGCGGCGCGCTTCGTCACGCCGGTGCTCGCCGCTTACTTCCTGAAGGATCACCCGCACGAAGACCCGCCGCCCGGGCGCATCCTGCAGACCTACGCCAAACTCGTGACCTGGTCAGTGAAGCACTACTTCATCACGGTGCTGATCGGCTTCGGCGTCTTCGCCGCCTCGATCTGGAGCATTACGCTGCTGCCGCAAGGCTTCCTGCCGGCGCAGGACACCGCGCGCTCGCTGCTGGCAATGGAATTGCCGCCGGGCTCGCAGCTCGCCTACACCGAAAAGGTCACTGAAGAAATCGTCGCCCGTCTGCGCAAGCGTCCCGAGGTGAAGAGCATCTTCGTCGATGGCGGCCGGGTGCCGCCGGGAACGCAGGAAGTCCGCCGCGCCGCGCTGATTATCAACTACACGCCGAAGGCCGATCGCAAGATTACGCAGCGGCAGCTCGAACTCGAGATCGGCCAGGAGCTGGAAAACGTTCCCGATATCCGCTTCTGGTTCCTAGACGAAAACGGCCTGCGAGCGATTTCGCTGGTCGTGACCGGTACCGACAGCAACATCGTCAACAACGTCGCCAGCGAGCTGGCGACGCAGATGAAGCGGATCCCGATCATCGCCAACGTGATCTCGGAAACCGCGCTCGACCGCCCCGAGCTTCGGATCCGACCGCGCGCCGAACTGGCGGCACGGCTGGGCGTCTCGACCGAGAGCCTGTCGCAAACGATCCGGGTGGCCACCATCGGTGACGTCGGCCCGGCACTTGCAAAATTCGATGCCGGCGACCGTCAGGTGCCGATCCGTGTCCAGCTCGAAGACAGTGCGCGCAGCGACCTGCAGATGCTGCAGCAGTTGCGGGTGCCGCTCGGCCAGCGCGGCGAACGCGGCGGCGTGCCACTGTCTGTCGTCGCCGACATCCAGCTCGATCAGGGCCCGACCAGCATCAACCGTTACGACCGCGAACGGCAGGCAACAGTTGCCGCCGACCTCGTCGGCACCGCAGCCCTCGGCGACGCCACCAAGTTGATCTACGAACTTCCGGTCATGAAGAGCCTGCCGAAGGGCGTGAGGGTCAGCCCGTCGGGCGACGCCGAAAGCCTCAACGAACTGTCGGAGGGGTTTGCGACTGCGATCACCGCCGGCCTGATGATGGTCTATGCGGTGCTGGTGCTGTTGTTCGGCACCTTCCTGCAACCGATCACCATCCTGTTCTCGCTGCCGCTCTCGATCGGCGGCGCGATCGCGGCATTGCTGCTGACCGGCAAGCAGCTCACCACGCCGGTGTGGATCGGCATCCTGATGCTGATGGGCATCGTCACCAAGAACGCCATCATGCTGGTCGAATTCGCGAGTGCGGCGATCCGCGAGGGCAGGAAGCGCGAAGACGCGATGATCGACGCCGGCATGAAACGCGCCCGCCCGATCGTGATGACGACGATCGCAATGGCGGCGGGCATGATGCCGTCAGCGCTGGCGTTCGGCGCCGGCGGTGAATTCCGTTCGCCGATGGCGCTCGCGGTGATCGGCGGCCTGATCTTCTCCACCATCCTGTCGCTGGTATTCGTGCCCGCGATGTTCATGGTGATGGACGATTTCGGCGCCCTGTGCTGGCGCCTCGGCAAGAAGCTGATCGTCTCCAGCGCGGAGACGGAGTCTGGTGACCACGGATCGGATCATCACGGCAAGCCGCCGGCCAAGGGCCCGCCCGCGATATCGCCTGCGGCGGAGTGA
- a CDS encoding efflux RND transporter periplasmic adaptor subunit: MKFSEYFKPALGVAFVAVVAVGYYWFEHRPRAEEKETPGQALVIVTKSTNACFSDMVRVTGFIVPRREAQIGVDQEGSRVTDLFVKEGDTVTENQEMARLTPPPQQPGAPGGRSGPISLRAPAAGLVTEVRTAVGAPASPQAGPMFRVSVNNEIELEAEVPSVHLLKLNPGATVRISRDDAPDVVGKVRQISPQIDRTTQLGKVRISLNNNPSLKVGMFARANIDAKRSCGVAVPRTAIDRLTLQVVKGNTIETRKVRVGLTSETSTEILEGLDVGEIVVADAGTSLHDGDQVKTMFADELERTRAR; encoded by the coding sequence ATGAAATTCTCCGAATACTTCAAACCCGCGCTCGGGGTGGCCTTCGTTGCCGTTGTGGCCGTCGGCTATTACTGGTTCGAGCACCGTCCGCGCGCGGAAGAAAAGGAAACGCCGGGCCAGGCGCTGGTGATCGTGACCAAATCCACCAATGCCTGTTTCTCCGACATGGTGCGCGTCACCGGCTTTATCGTGCCGCGCCGCGAGGCCCAGATCGGCGTCGATCAGGAGGGCTCCAGGGTCACTGATCTGTTCGTCAAGGAAGGCGATACGGTTACCGAAAATCAGGAGATGGCGCGCCTCACCCCGCCGCCGCAACAGCCGGGAGCCCCGGGAGGCCGGTCTGGACCGATATCGCTTCGCGCCCCCGCTGCCGGTCTCGTCACCGAAGTCAGGACTGCCGTCGGCGCGCCGGCTTCGCCGCAGGCCGGGCCGATGTTCCGTGTCTCTGTGAACAATGAAATCGAGCTCGAAGCCGAAGTGCCGAGCGTTCATCTGCTCAAGCTCAATCCGGGTGCGACAGTACGCATCAGCCGTGACGATGCGCCCGATGTCGTCGGCAAGGTCCGGCAGATCTCGCCGCAGATCGACCGCACCACCCAACTCGGCAAGGTCCGGATTTCGCTGAACAACAATCCCTCACTCAAGGTCGGCATGTTTGCCCGCGCCAATATCGATGCCAAGCGCTCCTGCGGCGTCGCCGTCCCGCGCACTGCCATCGACCGCCTGACCCTGCAGGTGGTCAAAGGCAACACCATCGAAACACGAAAAGTGCGGGTCGGCCTGACCTCCGAAACCTCAACCGAAATTCTTGAAGGCCTCGACGTCGGCGAAATCGTCGTGGCCGATGCTGGCACCTCGCTACATGACGGCGACCAGGTCAAGACCATGTTCGCCGACGAACTCGAGCGCACGCGGGCACGCTAA